In Nerophis ophidion isolate RoL-2023_Sa linkage group LG02, RoL_Noph_v1.0, whole genome shotgun sequence, one DNA window encodes the following:
- the ahctf1 gene encoding protein ELYS isoform X2 — protein sequence MHALTAQVTSSLLPFPAVTLEALGEDEITLDSVLHGRFITGRGGHAWLACGPHLEFLHSLTGERLSAYCFSGGGEHPPGVLTARDFSWLKRSGLLVGLEETEGSVLCLYDLGLSKVAKAVLIPGRITGIEPLVSYGGASTSTQHLHQSLRWFFGIAAIVTDLGHVLLVDLCLDDLSCSQSELEASDLQVVTKSPGAIPRLREESSREGRHLCLQLNEPSGVSVTALQYIPRTNQLAVGFADGFLQLWNLKSLRKEYHSQLDGGRVPVHAFTFQEPENDPRNCCYLWAVQSTQDQEGDMVTLRLLQLAFSERKCLASGKILYEGLEYCEERYSQELSGAAFPLRTETTNTRLLSYQTIEKYRPHPDRDDSMNEAASPDTSVSIFSWQVKTYGQGTPSTYIGIFDINRWYHAQMPDSLRTGESLQNCSYIAVWCLDQVMQMASPHILLDVVVQEHSLSRGLPLTFPPPEQYFNPTAYNFDATCLFNTGIMHSTCSGYQKETLSFLKKAAPCSSDVISSSYLRCLMSGLLSSRLADAHNSNISQEEQLDAILSTAVETSSLGLITGCIKQWTAEEQPGSALNLRYILDWAWNKVIQTKEELDGICTPLFDSSSNFTDPQTMQLLQHSQQLLENLSTIFHCLLNEAQELTQKGLVGLINKNMVSSLISKYAQVILWFCRTGLLPEGSDVDAMQISRPFYSHSVISNYYSIRREELTTMAKGKWCADCLMIDSLVNQCGERLISLWKRDDVGTGQYPPPTLHALLDIYLLENVEEAVKHAVVIYLLLDVMCSFPNKEGASVESFPHAFAIPTGLVKLVQGLWLLDHRDHQSAFEVLLHPAASQCHFEWQHERVLQALMCQGQHSMALRYFHVTKPLISSTSQAKLCLSVLLHNRCLTEAWSLLRQHSNHLNTAELLGFLYESCQELGLIKELLKLPLGHTEQETLETFLQGTGGFHNREILMVHYLQQANYIPALQLNHSLKMHLVNERDPKLKERSNTRNSILEQYGKVLPRVQRKLAMERARPYQHPSTVHKEVTRPQPLSAISKRSANEKVMSRAGFINNVLTKIEEVWLGKGDTPNSSPLRSPRSAGFLSPGLKTVSQAQPQPFLGTPVTMSSKRKSRLVDLMVHPSCHMPWPLISPARPSSVWVSPKSTFKAPEFSLLQTPQVVKRARSLAASGPVFTAFTPQSILRSSLRPTPVATPSASPGRSITPSLRSKESRITFTELAESPESQKDIHWTNGMAADSEISLLTSQTRLSQTRNTWSSQLSEDKEAEQPHVKFITPEGGIPSPQLRCSARQSFLAETTKPSDPTQTRLSLSFDSRQTSFRSTDTTLEYYDAPLSRDQQEEEEHICADKGDDVVTVNIKFPTDEEEPEQNSLPTSEPAPLMVPNDAESEDKEVEVFKEVMAMAVEQENKNKQPVNESNTKQENAAVTNLVEASTHGDHLLILEEQSLPLINEEDPPQLEVMESTAFIAQIYECRDAESAASTHNLNAHEDTEASNFIEHMNVCRETESTTMIPEHLKTFEDTDGKIEPAENMEQSTDLTEFVQRHLFGSDLSPPLTHSGVHHRLLTTPSTEVPVNVEEDDKAISEVPPELISQKSTVSVTSSEPTGADSHGEEDLTDFVQRHLFGGDLSPPLARSGIHEFPQTTPSNEAPADVERDDEAAAEAPPVFTSQKSTTSVTSSEPTGSDSHSATSVNDDSEELSSAESQEDEEEEEELEEEEEEDDGEEEESDECNEEEDSGSEVEIIEEVHGNRGLRGLPPSSVFLHQEHDHFLPTLSEQEAAEFSLIPPGVEMKVVGEEMGGEVLMVRLGADTGVMEALEDDGQGSSYMELKPSATLLVPLEIMDRQQDTSDSASLGQPEIEQTVVLDDQRSESHSNFSLMLDVEEDANVSPIEYDPQSSQPSSQNLMSVTTDGPETEPCIVLLHEKDQDAVGSDDGTQEDEQMEIRPVDENKINGQTNLQINYTEELQINYTEEEQNVEVPHEHIEALEPTTITDFEHAPEKEPAEVLEVTDRKDSEVTKNAEEMQGEAENVQDDNNTTNHAETLSFVEEQHQELDYISLKNNLDDRQEGPSKTTTSESRSEDVEEVKDVQQNASSATKSEQFGVPETPTPQKKKSAQFTPKQMTTQGSRTVTFVSSLSEEPEETDKHPVAISASPSRTPKKAKQSKQTKERVVTPRRSTRKTQAQLLQIKEEHSEKVNREEDVDDASVAQSTSAGSPSKRQASQRDASLRIRQMSESKKEPVVAIKVEEVINNSFASEPTIKTSTPAKRRNTHANTPRRSSRRNPNNSEAMPPTLEVLKEEAKEEEAEEEIYAPIVKRSNRKTKLKPSKDNRNSSPGRTTRQSSRIALNVDQQAVAKTEASISEKGHSHETKLNSTLSRTGLRRTTRGKLWDHPEEDLFVLTSPIEVDSDTPVADALIKRLQEEEEKREGGVVRRMLRTRGAKSVVESDKDGLVAEPADDISPGELSYIFSPSRRRTRASRAESPGLSEELPVAVPRNKGRKFENVPKEELASEEDHVEEGKAVFKRTTGRRAAKSNAASEPPPVVQADVISPMPSPADLVPRAQKRIKEGNARTSGMNLRRKRIMETVFTRPVTRRKKL from the exons ATGCATGCACTGACAGCACAGGTCACTAGCAGCCTGCTGCCTTTCCCTGCAGTGACCCTCGAGGCTCTGGGAGAAGACGAAATTACTCTGGACTCTGTGCTTCATGGCAGGTTTATAACTG GCCGTGGAGGACATGCTTGGCTTGCCTGTGGCCCACACCTGGAGTTTCTCCATTCACTGACTGGGGAACGTCTGTCTGCATACTGCTTCAGCGGTGGAGGGGAGCACCCGCCTGGTGTCCTCACAGCGAGGGACTTCAGCTGGCTCAAAAG GTCTGGATTGCTGGTGGGCTTGGAGGAAACAGAAGGTAGTGTACTATGTCTTTATGACTTGGGACTCTCAAAGGTGGCCAAAGCTGTACTTATACCAGGAAGG ATAACAGGCATTGAACCTTTAGTGAGTTATGGCGGTGCCAGCACCTCAACCCAACACCTCCACCAGAGTCTTCGCTGGTTCTTTGGCATTGCCGCCATAGTAACAGATCTGGGTCATGTTCTGCTGGTGGACCTCTGTCTGGACGATTTGTCTTGTAGCCAGAGTGAGCTGGAGGCCTCAG ACTTGCAAGTAGTGACCAAATCTCCAGGTGCAATTCCCAGACTCAGGGAAGAAAGCAGCAGAGAGGGCAGACATCTTTGCCTCCAACTCAATGAGCCCAGTGGTGTTTCAGTCACAGCTCTGCAGTACATCCCCAGAACCAACCAACTGGCCGTGGGCTTCGCCGATGGCTTTTTGCAGCTTTGGAACTTGAAGTCTCTTAGAAAAGA ATACCACTCACAGTTAGATGGTGGCAGGGTGCCTGTACATGCCTTCACCTTCCAGGAGCCTGAAAATGACCCCAGGAACTGCTGCTATCTCTGGGCTGTGCAGTCTACTCAGGATCA AGAAGGGGATATGGTCACTCTCCGCCTGCTTCAACTGGCCTTCAGTGAGCGCAAGTGTCTAGCCTCAGGGAAGATCCTCTATGAG GGTCTAGAGTACTGCGAAGAGCGTTACAGTCAGGAGCTGAGTGGTGCAGCTTTCCCTTTGAGGACGGAGACCACCAACACCCGCCTGCTGAGCTACCAGACCATCGAGAAATACCGACCCCACCCTGACCGGGATGACAGCATGAATGAAG CTGCATCCCCAGATACAAGCGTGTCCATCTTCAGTTGGCAAGTCAAGACCTACGGTCAAGGAACACCATCAACCTACATCGGAATTTTTGACATCAACCGCTGGTACCATGCACAGATGCCAGACTCATTAAG AACGGGTGAGTCTCTGCAGAACTGTTCGTACATTGCAGTGTGGTGTTTGGACCAAGTGATGCAGATGGCTTCTCCGCACATCTTGCTTGATGTGGTGGTACAGGAGCACAGTCTCAGCCGAGGCCTGCCCTTAACTTTCCCACCACCAGAACAGTACTTTAATCCAACCGCATATAACTTTG ACGCTACTTGCTTATTCAACACTGGAATTATGCATTCAACATGCTCCGGATATCAGAAAGAG ACCCTGAGCTTTTTGAAGAAAGCTGCTCCTTGCTCTAGTGATGTCATTTCCAGCAGTTACTTGCGCTGCCTAATGTCTGGCTTGTTGTCATCTCGCTTGGCTGATGCACACAACTCCAACATCTCTCAG GAGGAGCAGCTGGATGCGATCCTGTCAACTGCCGTAGAGACCAGCTCTTTGGGACTGATTACTGGTTGTATCAAGCAGTGGACTGCTGAGG AACAGCCAGGCTCTGCATTGAACCTGCGCTATATCTTGGATTGGGCTTGGAACAAAGTGATCCAAACCAAGGAAGAACTGGATGGCATCT GTACTCCACTGTTCGACAGCTCCTCCAATTTCACAGACCCTCAGACCATGCAGCTGCTGCAGCACAGCCAGCAGCTGCTAGAGAACCTCAGCACCATCTTCCACTGTCTGCTCAATGAGGCCCAGGAGCTAACACAGAAAG gtCTAGTTGGTCTGATCAACAAAAACATGGTGTCCAGTCTGATTTCCAAGTATGCACAAGTCATTCTCTGGTTCTGTCGCACTGGCCTGCTGCCTGAGGGATCAG ATGTTGATGCCATGCAGATCTCCAGGCCTTTCTACAGTCACTCTGTCATCAGCAACTATTACTCTATTCGTAGAGAGGAGCTCACCACAATGGCAAA GGGCAAGTGGTGTGCAGATTGCCTGATGATTGACAGTTTGGTCAATCAGTGTGGAGAACGCTTAATCAGTCTGTGGAAAAGGGATGATGTTGGCACAGGACAGTACCCACCGCCTACTCTACAT GCTCTGCTAGATATTTATCTTCTGGAAAACGTTGAAGAAGCTGTAAAACATGCAGTT GTAATCTACCTGTTGTTGGATGTTATGTGCTCCTTCCCAAATAAGGAGGGAGCATCCGTGGAGTCTTTTCCCCATGCTTTTGCCATCCCCACTGGACTGGTCAAACTGGTCCAAGGCCTGTGGTTGTTGGATCATCGTGACCatcag AGTGCATTCGAGGTGCTCCTCCATCCCGCTGCATCCCAATGTCACTTCGAGTGGCAGCATGAACGTGTCCTGCAAGCGCTGATGTGCCAGGGCCAACACTCAATGGCACTGCGCTACTTTCATGTTACAAAGCCACTGATTTCCTCCACTTCCCAGGCCAAGCTTTGCCTCTCTGTATTGCTACATAACAG ATGTCTAACTGAGGCGTGGTCGTTGCTACGGCAACACTCAAATCATCTCAACACGGCAGAGTTGCTCGGATTCCTATACGAGAGCTGCCAGGAGCTGGGCCTCATTAAAGAGCTGCTCAAGCTGCCTCTGGGACACACTGAGCAG gaGACTTTGGAAACTTTCCTTCAAGGTACAGGTGGTTTTCACAACAGAGAAATACTCATGGTTCATTATCTTCAGCAAGCCAACTACATACCTGCCCTGCAACTAAACCACAGCCTCAAAATGCACCTTGTG AACGAGCGAGACCCAAAACTTAAAGAGCGTTCCAACACGCGCAACTCTATTTTAGAACAGTATGGCAAAGTTCTGCCCAGAGTGCAGAGGAAACTGGCAATGGAGAGAGCCAGACCCTACCAACATCCCAGCACTGTCCACAAAGAAG TGACTCGGCCGCAGCCACTGTCAGCCATCAGCAAGCGTTCCGCTAATGAGAAGGTAATGTCCAGGGCAGGCTTCATCAACAATGTTCTGACCAAGATTGAGGAAGTATGGTTGGGTAAAGGAGACACACCAAACTCCTCCCCTCTTAGGAG TCCAAGGTCTGCTGGGTTCCTGAGTCCTGGGCTCAAGACTGTATCTCAAGCCCAACCACAACCTTTCTTAGGAACGCCAGTCACGATGAGCTCTAAAAGAAAATCAAG GCTAGTGGACCTGATGGTTCATCCCTCCTGTCACATGCCTTGGCCTCTGATCAGTCCAGCCAGACCCTCAAGTGTTTGGGTTTCTCCAAAAAGCACCTTTAAGGCCCCTGAATTCAGCCTGTTGCAAACGCCACAGGTTGTAAAG CGAGCTCGTTCCTTGGCTGCTTCAGGCCCTGTTTTTACAGCCTTCACCCCTCAGTCCATCCTACGCAGCAGCCTGAGGCCCACCCCTGTGGCCACGCCCTCCGCGTCTCCTGGGCGCTCCATCACACCTTCACTCCGCAGCAAAGAGAGTAGGATCACCTTTACTGAACTGGCGGAATCTCCTGAATCCCAAAAGGACATTCACTGGACCAATGGC ATGGCAGCAGACAGTGAAATTAGCTTACTAACCAGTCAAACCAGGCTGTCTCAAACACGTAACACCTGGTCCTCACAACTTTCCGAAGATAAGGAAGCGGAGCAGCCCCATGTGAAGTTCATCACTCCGGAAGGTGGCATTCCCTCACCCCAGCTGAGATGCTCTGCCAGGCAGTCATTCTTAGCAGAAACAACAAAACCATCAGACCCGACACAAACTCGACTTAGTTTGAGCTTTGACTCCAGACAGACATCCTTCCGGTCGACAGACACCACTCTGGAGTACTATGATGCTCCTCTCTCAAGGGATCAACAAGAGGAAGAAGAGCATATCTGTGCAGACAAGGGAGATGATGTAGTGACAGTGAACATCAAGTTCCCAACTGATGAAGAAGAGCCAGAGCAAAATTCATTACCAACCTCTGAGCCAGCCCCTCTAATGGTGCCAAATGATGCTGAAAGTGAGGACAAGGAAGTTGAGGTATTTAAAGAAGTGATGGcgatggctgtggaacaagagaataaaaacaaacaaccaGTCAATGAGTCAAATACCAAGCAAGAAAATGCTGCAGTTACTAATTTAGTGGAAGCTTCCACTCACG GTGATCATCTGTTGATCCTCGAGGAACAATCTCTGCCACTAATCAATGAGGAGGACCCACCCCAGTTAGAGGTCATGGAATCCACAGCATTCATTGCGCAAATATATGAATGTAGAGATGCTGAATCCGCAGCATCCACTCACAATTTGAATGCACATGAAGACACTGAAGCCTCAAACTTCATTGAGCACATGAATGTATGTAGAGAAACTGAATCAACGACAATGATCCCTGAgcatttaaaaacatttgaaGACACTGATGGTAAAATTGAACCAGCAGAAAATATGGAGCAATCTACAG ATTTGACTGAATTTGTGCAGCGACATTTGTTTGGCAGCGACCTGTCTCCTCCACTTACCCACTCTGGAGTCCACCACCGTTTATTGACAACCCCGAGCAC TGAGGTGCCAGTTAATGTCGAAGAGGACGATAAGGCTATTTCTGAAGTTCCACCTGAGCTCATTAGCCAAAAATCTACGGTCTCTGTCACCTCATCAGAACCGACTGGCGCAGACTCCCACGGTGAAGAAG ATCTGACCGACTTTGTACAGCGGCATTTGTTTGGCGGCGACCTGTCTCCTCCTCTGGCCCGCTCCGGTATTCATGAGTTTCCACAGACAACCCCCAGCAa TGAGGCTCCGGCTGATGTTGAAAGAGACGATGAGGCTGCTGCTGAAGCACCACCTGTGTTTACCAGCCAAAAGTCCACCACCTCCGTGACATCCTCTGAGCCCACCGGCAGCGACTCACACT cTGCTACGAGTGTCAATGATGATAGCGAAGAACTTTCCAGCGCCGAGTCtcaagaagatgaagaagaggaggaggagttggaggaggaggaagaagaagatgaCGGGGAGGAGGAGGAATCTGATGAATGTAATGAGGAAGAGGACTCTGGCAGTGAAGTAGAAATCATTGAAGAGGTCCATGGTAACAGAGGCCTGCGTGGCCTTCCACCCAGCTCTGTGTTTTTACATCAAGAGCACGATCACTTCTTACCAACCTTGTCAGAGCAGGAGGCTGCAGAGTTTTCGCTCATACCGCCAGGTGTCGAAATGAAG GTGGTTGGAGAGGAGATGGGAGGAGAGGTATTGATGGTGAGACTTGGCGCTGATACAGGAGTGATGGAAGCGCTCGAGGACGATGGACAAGGTTCCTCTTACATGGAGCTCAAACCTTCAGCCACTCTCCTGGTCCCTCTTGAGATCATGGACAGACAACAGGACACGAGCGACAGTGCCTCACTTGGACAGCCTGAGATTGAACAAACCGTTGTGCTGGATGACCAAAGGTCCGAAAGTCACAGCAATTTCTCTCTAATGCTGGATGTGGAAGAAGATGCGAATGTGTCGCCTATTGAGTATGATCCTCAGTCATCCCAACCGTCTTCTCAAAATTTGATGTCAGTGACTACTGATGGCCCTGAGACAGAACCATGTATTGTTCTTTTACATGAAAAAGACCAGGATGCTGTTGGTAGTGATGATGGAACACAAGAAGATGAACAAATGGAAATTAGGCCTGTGGATGAGAATAAGATCAATGGGCAAACTAACCTACAGATCAATTACACCGAGGAACTACAGATCAATTACACCGAGGAAGAACAGAATGTGGAAGTACCTCACGAGCATATAGAAGCTCTTGAGCCTACCACCATAACAGACTTTGAGCATGCTCCAGAGAAGGAACCTGCTGAAGTTTTGGAGGTAACGGATCGTAAAGATTCTGAGGTAACCAAAAATGCAGAGGAGATGCAAGGCGAAGCTGAGAATGTGCAGGACGACAATAATACCACCAATCATGCAGAAACTCTTAGTTTTGTGGAGGAACAGCACCAGGAACTGGACTATATATCTTTAAAAAACAACCTGGATGACAGGCAAGAAGGTCCAAGCAAAACCACCACAAGTGAATCAAGAAGTGAAGACGTTGAAGAGGTAAAAGATGTGCAGCAAAATGCAAGTTCAGCCACTAAATCTGAACAATTTGGAGTCCCAGAGACACCAACTCCTCAGAAAAAGAAAAGTGCTCAGTTTACCCCAAAGCAGATGACGACACAAGGGAGTAGAACTGTCACCTTTGTCTCATCCCTCTCGGAGGAACCAGAAGAAACTGACAAGCACCCTGTAGCAATCTCTGCCTCGCCCAGTCGTACACCTAAAAAAgctaaacaaagcaaacaaaccaaAGAACGAGTCGTCACACCGAGGAGAAGCACACGCAAAACACAAGCTCAACTTTTGCAAATCAAGGAGGAACATTCTGAGAAGGTCAATCGGGAGGAAGATGTGGATGATGCTTCTGTAGCTCAAAGTACCTCTGCTGGTTCTCCATCCAAACGACAGGCTTCTCAGAGAGATGCTTCTTTAAGAATCAgacaaatgagtgaaagcaaaaAAGAACCTGTCGTTGCCATCAAGGTGGAAGAGGTCATTAATAATAGCTTTGCTTCAGAACCAACAATTAAGACTTCAACCCCGGCCAAACGCAGGAACACTCACGCAAACACTCCAAGGAGGTCCAGCCGCAGAAACCCTAACAACAGCGAGGCGATGCCCCCAACTTTAGAGGTCTTGAAAGAGGAGGcgaaagaagaagaagcagaggaGGAGATTTATGCCCCAATTGTCAAACGCAGTAACAGAAAGACTAAACTTAAACCATCAAAGGACAACAGAAATTCAAGCCCTGGTCGGACCACGCGTCAATCCAGTCGTATCGCTTTGAATGTCGATCAACAG GCTGTAGCAAAGACGGAAGCGAGCATCAGTGAAAAAGGTCATTCGCATGAGACTAAGCTGAACAGCACCTTGAGTCGCACAGGCCTGCGGCGGACAACCAGGGGTAAACTGTGGGACCACCCGGAGGAGGACCTCTTCGTACTGACTTCGCCTATAGAAGTGGATTCTGATACTCCTGTAGCAGACGCTCTAATAAAGAGGctccaggaggaggaggagaagcggGAAG GAGGAGTCGTCAGAAGGATGTTGAGGACCAGGGGTGCAAAATCAGTAGTGGAGTCTGACAAGGATGGCTTAGTGGCAGAACCTGCAGATGACATCAGCCCAGGAGAGCTGTCATACATCTTTTCTCCCTCACGGAGGAGAACAAGAG CCAGCAGAGCAGAGTCTCCAGGCCTCAGTGAGGAGCTTCCAGTGGCCGTCCCTCGCAACAAGGGACGAAAATTTGAAAATGTTCCTAAG